From the genome of Candidatus Paceibacterota bacterium, one region includes:
- a CDS encoding alpha-amylase family glycosyl hydrolase, giving the protein MRTSLAHRTASLSVVFILLFGGLTAARGEAMLQLFQMKWSELSQKMPELAEAGYTSLWLPVPAKGGGLLSVGYDLFDPFDLGDKYQNGTVATKYGTKAELLEMVETAHRFGIRVYFDNIMNHRQGVVPGYDVYTPTNFFPGLLPQDFHLKTTSSGNRNWPNVEDWGDQDYVQNEPINGLCDLATEPGGINYNFGPSLWSQASKPFFVRHPANPEYYMDTNTVALGSWAAGGSPGFSWPGGTWHAFNGTNGQPVAERVEDYLTRAAMWTIHATKCDGFRLDAVKHVPSPFFGDYSTSWRGYLGGIQAMFDFTHGYGSNVRTNGYPETDDNRNSCFDTEAPRNDAMVFGEHLGSPPSYGEYISTGMRLLNSPLRTVLNGGLQGGGSLPADLDQPHFIPYDGAFSAAQGVQFAEDHDHLLCCPTHRELQNAYYFMHEGLPMIYSDNFNWAGPPGSESTFPQVPMTCYLGQFGDNTMPETCYIHNQMARGGTRPRWSDSHIVAFERYDYRDVAGGDPYSNPDATVVLFAMNATYNNPSGDVLFDDGIVRADDGYYNCYNGSPSKGFGLVVGFPPGSVLSQMASSSPNGGNSRTCAKLLVHEATTSQAEATSTAFAASPAQRKIYVAGGQVLAPGGGAIELLIPAGGWVMYGYQWPEPSRANVLTNAITFRQGGAVAPTLLVTRRDGSHGDPGFGPVYPFKMRGSVDSGGNVLLAPGEGNLAATTSTYSIRIPVLTNAPFDMLLRSDASAVNMAVKLDGGLDLNSHMGLGPGTGFDRRDNRPGYVTDVWLGYEQALQQFRYGPEKFGARLVDRNTIASPGAETYKYTVGTTTTSVVNGAGGGLGVKTQTADWVYHDPAATNTAKGRSTPTQRIPYNPGAGQPVDIWIKSGYQFQIDKCFIYYTTDGTNPEGAFGVGKGTTQVVEAGWQTNDVAESTIDWWKGTIPAQSGSPEVRYKVALFKGGVYGPIEAISDADGAKLYGLTQFGITNFNPTAATVWLHNNLNTSDTTTGLRSGFHIVRARAFLPRSGKSAVYNTFLQTFYYAGQLPGGVIAYPATDGATLTSSTYTVVVRADSSTTAVDYCITDNNGQNCGTASAVSPDGGLSQQYPNYPQEFRFAYSPVASSGTATIDVYLKDTASSVYPERYTTVTRTINAQGPATVLNIVNPSTDGQVLTLNSNDVFTISSCFTATLTTTNYNLFSIYINGVFQPRQDANSNVLYNIRPFGCGTGMRQIYYNWRDFSPGTNTILVTFSNGVNLSASRTVLVGIRNSVLDTDGDTVPDWLELLAGTDPGDLNSFLRITHLVPDTPAEVTWASVPGKSYQVLATTNLHEPMQPIVGAVVPASLTDPVTRWFDSSSGATNRFYRIQVLP; this is encoded by the coding sequence CCGTCGCCACCAAGTACGGCACGAAAGCCGAATTGCTGGAGATGGTCGAGACCGCCCACCGGTTCGGCATTCGCGTCTACTTCGACAACATCATGAACCACCGCCAGGGAGTCGTGCCGGGCTATGACGTTTACACCCCCACCAACTTCTTCCCGGGGCTACTGCCACAGGACTTCCATTTGAAGACCACCAGCAGCGGGAACCGGAACTGGCCGAATGTGGAGGACTGGGGCGATCAGGATTATGTGCAGAACGAGCCGATCAACGGCCTCTGCGATCTGGCTACCGAACCCGGCGGGATCAACTATAACTTTGGCCCGTCCCTCTGGAGCCAAGCCAGCAAGCCCTTCTTCGTCCGCCATCCCGCCAATCCCGAGTACTACATGGACACCAACACCGTTGCCCTGGGTTCATGGGCTGCCGGCGGTTCGCCTGGCTTTAGCTGGCCCGGAGGCACCTGGCATGCCTTCAACGGCACCAACGGCCAGCCCGTCGCCGAGCGGGTCGAGGACTACCTCACCCGCGCCGCGATGTGGACGATCCACGCCACCAAGTGCGACGGTTTCCGGCTGGATGCAGTTAAGCATGTGCCTTCCCCTTTCTTCGGCGACTACTCGACCAGTTGGCGCGGTTACCTTGGCGGAATTCAGGCCATGTTCGATTTCACGCACGGCTACGGCAGCAACGTCCGCACCAACGGCTACCCGGAAACCGACGATAACCGGAATAGTTGTTTCGACACCGAGGCGCCGCGCAATGACGCCATGGTCTTCGGCGAACACCTGGGCTCCCCGCCGTCGTACGGCGAATACATCAGTACCGGGATGCGGTTGTTGAACTCGCCCCTGCGCACCGTGCTCAATGGTGGCTTGCAGGGCGGCGGCTCGCTGCCTGCGGACCTTGACCAGCCTCATTTCATTCCGTACGACGGCGCGTTCAGCGCCGCCCAGGGCGTCCAGTTCGCCGAGGATCACGACCACCTCCTCTGCTGTCCGACCCACCGCGAGCTGCAGAACGCCTATTACTTCATGCACGAGGGCCTGCCGATGATCTACTCGGATAACTTCAACTGGGCTGGCCCGCCCGGCAGCGAATCCACGTTCCCACAGGTCCCCATGACTTGTTACCTCGGTCAATTCGGCGATAACACCATGCCCGAGACCTGTTACATCCACAATCAGATGGCCCGCGGCGGCACGCGCCCGCGTTGGAGCGACAGTCATATCGTCGCCTTCGAACGATATGACTATCGCGACGTTGCTGGCGGCGATCCTTACAGCAACCCCGACGCCACGGTGGTCCTCTTTGCGATGAACGCCACCTACAACAACCCCTCCGGCGATGTCCTCTTTGACGACGGGATCGTTAGAGCCGATGACGGTTACTACAACTGCTATAACGGAAGCCCCTCCAAGGGTTTTGGCTTGGTGGTCGGCTTTCCACCCGGATCAGTCCTGTCACAGATGGCCAGCAGTTCGCCAAATGGCGGCAATTCCCGCACCTGTGCGAAGCTGTTGGTGCATGAAGCCACGACCAGTCAGGCAGAGGCGACTTCCACCGCCTTCGCTGCCAGCCCGGCGCAACGGAAAATCTATGTGGCCGGCGGCCAGGTCCTGGCCCCGGGAGGCGGCGCCATTGAGTTGCTCATTCCGGCCGGGGGCTGGGTGATGTACGGCTACCAGTGGCCGGAGCCGAGCCGCGCAAATGTGCTGACCAATGCCATCACCTTCCGGCAGGGCGGGGCAGTCGCGCCGACGCTGCTGGTCACCCGCCGCGACGGCAGCCACGGCGATCCTGGCTTCGGCCCGGTTTATCCCTTCAAGATGCGGGGGAGCGTGGACTCCGGCGGCAACGTCCTGCTCGCTCCCGGCGAAGGCAATCTCGCCGCCACCACCAGTACCTACTCTATCCGGATTCCGGTCCTGACCAATGCGCCCTTTGACATGCTCCTGCGCAGCGACGCGTCGGCCGTGAATATGGCGGTCAAGTTGGACGGCGGGCTCGACCTGAACAGTCACATGGGCCTCGGCCCCGGCACGGGCTTTGACCGGCGGGACAACCGGCCTGGTTATGTCACTGACGTATGGCTCGGTTACGAGCAGGCGCTGCAGCAGTTCCGCTATGGCCCGGAGAAATTCGGCGCACGTTTGGTCGACCGGAACACAATCGCTTCACCCGGCGCCGAGACGTACAAATACACCGTCGGCACCACAACCACGTCGGTGGTCAATGGGGCGGGTGGAGGTTTGGGTGTCAAGACCCAGACAGCCGACTGGGTTTATCACGATCCGGCGGCGACTAATACCGCCAAAGGCCGCAGCACTCCCACTCAGCGCATCCCCTACAATCCGGGGGCCGGCCAGCCCGTGGATATCTGGATCAAGTCAGGCTACCAGTTCCAGATTGACAAGTGCTTTATCTACTACACTACCGACGGCACCAATCCCGAAGGAGCCTTCGGCGTCGGCAAAGGGACCACCCAGGTCGTCGAGGCGGGGTGGCAGACCAACGACGTGGCTGAATCCACCATCGACTGGTGGAAGGGCACCATCCCGGCACAGTCCGGGAGCCCCGAAGTTCGCTACAAGGTGGCCCTGTTCAAGGGCGGCGTCTATGGCCCGATTGAGGCCATTTCCGACGCCGACGGCGCCAAGCTTTACGGCCTGACCCAATTCGGTATAACGAACTTCAATCCCACCGCCGCCACGGTGTGGCTGCATAACAACCTCAACACGAGCGACACCACCACCGGCTTGCGTAGCGGATTCCACATTGTCCGCGCGCGCGCTTTCCTGCCGCGCAGCGGCAAATCGGCGGTCTATAACACCTTCCTGCAGACCTTTTACTACGCCGGCCAGTTGCCGGGCGGAGTCATTGCCTACCCCGCCACAGACGGCGCCACGCTGACTAGCAGCACCTACACCGTGGTCGTGCGCGCCGACAGCTCGACAACAGCGGTGGATTACTGCATCACCGACAACAATGGCCAGAACTGTGGCACGGCCAGCGCAGTCTCTCCGGACGGCGGCCTGAGTCAGCAGTACCCCAATTACCCGCAGGAGTTTCGCTTCGCCTACAGTCCCGTTGCCAGTAGCGGCACCGCCACGATTGATGTTTACCTCAAGGACACCGCGTCGAGCGTTTACCCGGAGCGCTACACTACGGTCACCCGCACAATCAATGCCCAAGGACCGGCCACCGTGCTCAATATCGTCAATCCATCCACTGACGGACAGGTGCTCACCCTCAACTCCAATGATGTCTTCACCATCTCATCCTGTTTTACCGCCACCCTTACCACCACCAATTACAACCTCTTCAGCATCTACATCAACGGCGTCTTCCAACCGCGTCAGGACGCCAACAGCAACGTCCTCTACAACATCCGCCCCTTTGGCTGCGGCACGGGAATGCGCCAGATCTACTACAACTGGCGGGACTTTTCCCCCGGCACCAACACCATTCTCGTCACCTTCTCCAACGGCGTGAATCTCAGCGCGAGCCGCACCGTGCTTGTGGGCATCCGGAACTCGGTCCTCGACACGGACGGAGACACCGTTCCCGACTGGCTCGAACTGCTCGCCGGCACCGACCCGGGCGACCTCAATTCCTTCCTCCGCATCACGCATCTGGTTCCCGACACTCCTGCCGAGGTCACTTGGGCCAGCGTGCCCGGCAAATCCTACCAAGTGCTCGCCACTACCAACCTGCACGAGCCTATGCAGCCAATTGTCGGCGCGGTCGTCCCGGCCAGCCTCACTGACCCTGTCACCCGCTGGTTCGACTCTTCCTCCGGCGCCACCAACCGTTTCTACCGTATCCAGGTCCTGCCCTAA